The Vitis riparia cultivar Riparia Gloire de Montpellier isolate 1030 chromosome 3, EGFV_Vit.rip_1.0, whole genome shotgun sequence genome includes a region encoding these proteins:
- the LOC117910864 gene encoding scopoletin 8-hydroxylase-like, with product MEPNFYDGDSVYNFVVRDGNGVKGMVDLGLEKVPEQYIQPHHERIDKLKASSYDRPPIDLSMLDGPQHSQVVGLIAEAAERVGFFQVVNHRVPIEVLESVKSATHEFFGQAPEKKAVYRKGVSPSPYVKYGTSFVPEKEKALEWKDYVSMVYTSDGEALEFWPNECKEVALEYLKASISMVRRILEVLMEKLGVTLEESRMDGLIGLKIVNMNFYPTCPNPDLTVGVARHSDMGMLTVLLQDGIGGLYVKMEEDITDAGKKGEWVEIPPIPGALIINVGDTLQILSNGKYKSAEHRVRTTSTQSRVSIPIFTLPRPNEKIGPLPQVVERDGVAHYREFVFEEYMNNFFGKAHEGKKSLDFAQINSF from the exons ATGGAACCTAACTTTTATGATGGCGATTCAGTGTACAACTTTGTTGTCAGAGATGGCAATGGAGTCAAAGGCATGGTGGATCTTGGCCTGGAGAAGGTGCCAGAGCAATACATCCAGCCACATCATGAGCGCATAGACAAGCTCAAAGCAAGTTCCTATGATCGACCACCAATAGATTTATCAATGCTTGATGGACCTCAGCATAGCCAAGTGGTGGGATTGATAGCTGAGGCAGCCGAGAGGGTTGGTTTCTTCCAAGTTGTGAACCATAGGGTGCCCATTGAAGTTCTGGAGTCGGTTAAGAGCGCAACGCATGAGTTCTTTGGACAAGCGCCTGAGAAGAAGGCGGTGTATCGGAAGGGGGTGAGCCCTAGCCCGTATGTGAAGTATGGGACGAGCTTTGTGCCTGAGAAAGAGAAAGCATTGGAGTGGAAGGACTATGTTAGTATGGTGTATACCAGCGATGGCGAAGCACTTGAATTTTGGCCTAATGAATGCAA GGAAGTAGCACTAGAGTACCTGAAGGCATCCATCTCAATGGTGAGAAGAATACTAGAAGTGTTAATGGAGAAGCTTGGAGTAACACTAGAGGAATCAAGAATGGATGGCCTCATTGGTTTAAAAATCGTGAACATGAACTTCTACCCCACCTGCCCCAACCCTGATCTCACCGTTGGCGTGGCACGCCACTCTGATATGGGCATGTTAACGGTGTTGCTACAAGATGGTATCGGCGGATTATATGTGAAAATGGAGGAAGACATCACCGATGCTGGAAAGAAGGGAGAGTGGGTGGAGATACCACCCATACCAGGCGCATTGATCATCAATGTTGGTGATACATTACAG ATATTAAGCAATGGGAAGTACAAAAGCGCAGAACATAGGGTGCGTACCACAAGCACTCAATCTAGAGTGTCGATCCCTATATTCACCCTTCCTAGACCAAATGAGAAGATCGGGCCATTGCCTCAAGTGGTTGAGAGAGATGGGGTTGCTCATTATCGTGAGTTTGTGTTTGAGGAGTACATGAACAACTTTTTTGGGAAAGCTCATGAAGGGAAGAAGTCACTAGATTTTGCTCAGATCAATTCCTTTTGA